From the genome of bacterium, one region includes:
- the moaA gene encoding GTP 3',8-cyclase MoaA: protein MWTDIPDIDCRDALGRRPRYLRIAVTARCNLRCLYCAPEGDDPHRPEAAALSDEELLRVARLAARIGVRKVRFTGGEPLLRHGLPSLMKTIRALPGVAEICLSTNGYLLEQQLESLVEAGLSTVNISLDTMRADRFVRITRHRGVERVRRALEAALAHPAMRRVKVNMVVMRGINDDEIPAFIDLCADPKIDVRFIEFMPTAEVDYSRDMLVPEAEVRQRIGRRLSPILSDDPTAPARLWKLEGLPGRVGFISTMTHKFCANCTRLRVTADGRIANCLFSETLLDLKRLMRGGTSDDEITQALVAYWKTKAPAHRLDDPAFLGRPTMIAVGG, encoded by the coding sequence ATGTGGACCGACATTCCCGACATCGACTGCCGTGATGCCCTGGGGCGGCGTCCGCGCTATCTGCGCATCGCGGTGACCGCGCGCTGCAATCTGCGCTGTCTTTACTGCGCGCCGGAAGGCGATGACCCGCATCGCCCCGAGGCGGCGGCGCTCTCCGACGAGGAACTCCTGCGGGTGGCGCGTCTGGCCGCACGCATCGGGGTGCGCAAGGTGCGTTTCACCGGCGGCGAGCCGCTTTTGCGCCACGGGTTGCCGTCGCTGATGAAGACCATCCGGGCCCTGCCCGGCGTTGCGGAGATCTGCCTGTCGACGAACGGTTACCTGCTGGAGCAGCAATTGGAATCGCTGGTTGAGGCGGGATTGTCGACCGTCAACATCTCGCTGGACACGATGCGCGCCGACCGTTTTGTCCGGATCACGCGTCATCGCGGGGTCGAGCGTGTGCGCCGGGCGCTGGAGGCGGCGCTCGCGCATCCGGCGATGCGGCGGGTGAAGGTCAACATGGTGGTGATGCGCGGGATCAACGATGATGAGATTCCCGCGTTCATCGATCTGTGCGCCGACCCGAAGATCGATGTCCGGTTCATCGAATTCATGCCGACCGCCGAGGTCGACTACTCTCGCGACATGCTGGTGCCCGAGGCGGAGGTGCGCCAACGAATCGGACGGCGGCTCTCGCCCATCCTCTCCGATGACCCCACCGCGCCGGCGCGGCTGTGGAAATTGGAGGGGTTGCCCGGACGGGTCGGGTTCATCTCGACGATGACCCACAAGTTCTGCGCCAATTGCACGCGTCTACGCGTCACCGCCGACGGCCGCATCGCCAACTGCCTGTTCTCCGAGACGCTTTTGGATCTCAAGCGATTGATGCGCGGGGGCACAAGCGACGATGAGATCACGCAGGCGCTGGTCGCCTACTGGAAGACCAAGGCTCCGGCG